A region from the Alnus glutinosa chromosome 5, dhAlnGlut1.1, whole genome shotgun sequence genome encodes:
- the LOC133868786 gene encoding uncharacterized protein LOC133868786 — protein sequence MGEENPDQSSPEPSAGISGLRRAVEIISSLISLTHSTKVFAAKWQSIRSKLEELNSGLMAMENCEYSSGNPEISGLVSAILATINECYDHARRCVDLSYSGKLLMQSDLNVILTKIDRHGKTLSAMYTAGILTQGYALVVSKPGLGACKDDMRFYVRDLLTRMKVGDSGMKRQALVNLHEVVVEDEKYVKVMLEVDDVVSVLVSSLHSSETEIQEESAKVVSVIAGFDSYKVVLVGAGVIAPLIRVLDCGTELGKESAAWCLMKLTQNSDNAWSVSAHGGVTALLKICAGVDCKVELVGPACGVLRNLIGVEEIKRFMVEEGALSMFIRLARSKDETLQMMSIEFLQSIAFGDELIRETVIREGGIRALLRVVDPKWSHSSKTREVALRAIENLCFSSTIAVKFLMNCGFVDQLMYFIRNGEVSIQELALKVAFRLCGTSEEAKKAMGDAGFMPELVKFLNAKSFEVREMAGEALSGMVLVAKNRKRFVQDDRNIGLLLQLLDSEDGNSGNRRFLLPILTSLTSCSSVRRKIVNSGYLKNIEKLAQADVSDAKKLVRKLSTNRFRSMLNGIWHS from the coding sequence atgggagaagaaaatccAGACCAAAGCTCGCCGGAACCATCCGCCGGAATATCCGGTCTGCGGCGAGCCGTTGAAATCATATCTTCGTTGATTTCTCTGACTCACTCAACCAAAGTCTTTGCAGCGAAATGGCAATCGATTCGGAGCAAGCTCGAGGAGCTCAACTCGGGCTTAATGGCCATGGAGAACTGCGAATACTCCAGCGGAAACCCTGAGATCTCAGGCTTAGTATCGGCCATATTAGCCACCATCAACGAGTGCTACGACCACGCTCGCCGTTGCGTCGATCTCTCTTATAGCGGAAAGCTTCTAATGCAGAGCGACCTGAATGTGATCCTCACGAAAATCGATCGGCACGGAAAGACTCTGTCGGCCATGTACACGGCTGGGATTTTAACTCAAGGGTATGCCTTGGTAGTTTCAAAGCCTGGTCTTGGTGCTTGCAAAGACGACATGCGGTTTTATGTACGAGACTTGTTGACCAGAATGAAGGTTGGAGATTCAGGAATGAAAAGGCAAGCCTTGGTTAATCTGCACGAGGTTGTGGTCGAGGACGAGAAGTATGTGAAAGTAATGTTGGAAGTCGATGATGTTGTGAGCGTGTTGGTGAGTTCTCTTCACTCGTCAGAGACGGAGATCCAAGAAGAGTCTGCTAAGGTGGTCTCGGTGATCGCAGGGTTTGATTCGTACAAGGTGGTCTTGGTCGGAGCCGGAGTTATCGCGCCGTTGATTCGGGTTTTGGATTGTGGGACTGAGCTGGGGAAAGAGAGTGCTGCATGGTGTTTGATGAAACTGACCCAGAATTCCGACAATGCGTGGTCGGTGTCGGCTCATGGGGGAGTCACTGCGCTGTTGAAAATATGTGCTGGTGTTGATTGCAAGGTCGAATTGGTTGGTCCTGCTTGTGGGGTGCTGAGAAATCTCATTGGAGTGGAAGAAATCAAGCGGTTTATGGTTGAAGAAGGTGCTCTTTCGATGTTTATCAGGCTTGCAAGGTCTAAAGATGAAACTTTACAGATGATGTCGATTGAATTCCTTCAAAGCATAGCATTTGGAGATGAATTGATTAGGGAAACAGTCATTAGAGAAGGAGGAATTCGCGCTTTATTGCGTGTTGTAGATCCTAAATGGTCTCATTCTTCGAAAACCCGGGAGGTAGCACTGAGGGCAATTGAGAATTTGTGCTTCTCTTCTACAATTGCTGTAAAATTTTTGATGAATTGTGGGTTTGTGGATCAGCTTATGTACTTTATCCGCAATGGGGAGGTTTCGATTCAAGAATTGGCACTGAAGGTGGCGTTTAGGCTGTGTGGGACATCAGAGGAGGCCAAGAAAGCAATGGGTGATGCAGGGTTTATGCCTGAGCTTGTTAAATTTCTCAATGCCAAGTCTTTTGAAGTTCGGGAAATGGCAGGCGAGGCACTCTCCGGCATGGTCTTGGTCGCTAAAAATCGAAAGAGGTTCGTGCAGGATGACCGGAATATTGGGCTGCTATTGCAACTGCTTGACTCAGAGGATGGAAATTCAGGTAACAGGAGGTTCTTGCTCCCTATACTAACGTCATTAACAAGTTGCAGTAGTGTGAGAAGAAAGATCGTGAATTCAGGGTATCTGAAAAACATAGAGAAACTTGCCCAGGCCGATGTTTCTGATGCTAAGAAACTTGTGAGGAAGCTATCCACAAACAGATTCCGCAGTATGTTGAATGGAATCTGGCATTCTTGA
- the LOC133868488 gene encoding protein TRANSPORT INHIBITOR RESPONSE 1-like, whose product MDPMRKKDCHDSGESVRVASTFPDEVLERVLALVKSHKDRSSVSLVCKDWYDAERWSRTHVFIGNCYSVSPEIVVRRFPNVRSVTLKGKPRFSDFNLVPPNWGADIRCWLVVFGAKYRCLEELRLKRMTVSDESLEFLALSFPNFKALSLLSCDGFSTDGLAAIASHCKNLTELNIQENDIYDKSGSWLSCFPENFTSLEVLNFAYLHNDVNFEALERLVSRCKSLNVLKVNKNITLEQLQRLLICAPQLAELGTGSFLHELTDRQYSELKRSFNNCNNLNVLSGLSEVAAIYLPALYPACTNLTFLNLSDAALQSEELAKLLVHCPRLQRLWVLDTVEDKGLEAIGSNCPLLEELRVFPSDPFEEGIVHGVTESGFIAVSYGCRRLHYVLYFCRQMTNAAVATIVQNCPDFTHFRLCIMNPCQPDYLSNEPMDEAFCAVVKTCTKLRRLAVSGLLTDLTFEYIGKYAKNLETLSVAFAGSSDWGMQCVLGGCPKLRKLEIRDCPFGNAALLSGFEKYESMRSLWMSDCKVTMNGCRFLAKEMPRLNVEVMKEDGNDDSQADKVYVYRSVAGPRRDAPPFVLTL is encoded by the exons ATGGATCCTATGAGAAAGAAGGACTGCCATGACTCGGGCGAGTCGGTCCGGGTGGCCTCGACATTCCCAGACGAGGTTCTGGAGCGAGTTCTGGCTCTGGTGAAGTCCCACAAGGACCGGAGCTCGGTTTCTCTGGTCTGCAAGGACTGGTATGACGCCGAGCGGTGGTCAAGGACCCACGTGTTCATTGGAAACTGCTACTCGGTGTCACCGGAGATCGTGGTCCGGCGGTTCCCGAACGTTCGGAGCGTGACTCTGAAAGGGAAGCCCCGGTTTTCAGATTTTAATCTGGTTCCTCCCAATTGGGGTGCTGATATTCGTTGTTGGCTGGTGGTTTTTGGGGCTAAGTACCGGTGTCTTGAGGAGCTGAGGCTCAAGAGAATGACTGTGAGCGACGAGAGCTTGGAGTTTTTGGCTCTTTCTTTTCCCAATTTCAAGGCTCTTTCGCTTCTCAGCTGTGATGGGTTCAGTACTGATGGGCTTGCCGCCATTGCCAGTCACTGCAA GAATTTGACTGAGCTCAACATACAGGAGAATGACATCTATGATAAAAGTGGTAGTTGGTTGAGTTGCTTCCCTGAAAACTTCACATCATTGGAAGTACTAAACTTTGCCTATTTGCATAATGATGTCAATTTTGAAGCTCTTGAGAGACTGGTTAGTAGGTGCAAATCGTTGAATGTTTTAAaggttaataaaaatataacctTGGAACAATTACAAAGGCTGCTTATTTGTGCACCTCAATTAGCAGAGCTTGGTACTGGCTCATTTCTGCATGAGCTTACGGACCGCCAGTACTCAGAACTTAAAAGGTCATTCAACAACTGCAATAATCTCAACGTACTCTCTGGCTTGTCAGAAGTTGCAGCCATATATCTCCCAGCTCTATACCCTGCCTGTACAAATTTGACTTTCTTGAATTTGAGCGATGCTGCTCTGCAAAGTGAGGAACTTGCTAAGCTTCTTGTTCACTGTCCACGTCTTCAGCGCCTATGG GTCCTTGACACAGTTGAAGACAAGGGTTTGGAGGCCATTGGATCCAACTGTCCTCTGCTTGAGGAACTCCGTGTCTTCCCATCCGATCCCTTTGAGGAGGGTATTGTACATGGGGTGACTGAATCTGGGTTCATTGCTGTCTCTTATGGCTGCAGGAGACTACACTATGTTCTCTACTTTTGTCGACAGATGACTAATGCTGCTGTAGCAACCATTGTGCAGAACTGTCCCGATTTCACCCACTTCAGGCTTTGCATAATGAACCCATGCCAGCCAGATTACCTTTCAAATGAGCCTATGGATGAGGCTTTTTGTGCAGTGGTGAAAACTTGCACTAAACTCCGGAGGCTTGCAGTTTCAGGTTTATTGACTGACCTGACTTTTGAGTACATTGGGAAGTATGCCAAAAACTTGGAAACTCTTTCGGTTGCTTTTGCTGGGAGCAGTGATTGGGGTATGCAGTGTGTATTGGGAGGTTGTCCAAAGCTGAGGAAACTTGAGATAAGGGACTGCCCATTTGGGAATGCAGCATTACTATCAGGTTTTGAGAAATATGAATCCATGAGGTCACTATGGATGTCAGACTGCAAAGTGACAATGAATGGGTGTAGATTCTTGGCAAAAGAGATGCCCAGGTTGAATGTGGAGGTAATGAAGGAAGACGGGAATGATGACAGTCAGGCTGACAAAGTTTATGTTTATCGTTCTGTTGCAGGACCAAGAAGGGATGCTCCACCTTTTGTTCTCACTCTCTGA
- the LOC133868650 gene encoding external alternative NAD(P)H-ubiquinone oxidoreductase B2, mitochondrial-like has translation MRSFAFYERVSRAFHDYPSLSKVLVLFTVSGGGLVAYAEANPTNGAYAIASSESESKKKKVVVLGTGWAGTSFLKNLKDPSYEVQVVSPRNYFAFTPLLPSVTCGTVEARSIVEPIRNIVRKKNVDVRFCEAECYKIDAENKKIYCRSTQDKNLNGVEEFVLDYDYLVIGIGARVNTFNTPGVEENCHFLKEVEDAQKIRRTVIDCFEKASLPTVSDEERKRILHFAIVGGGPTGVEFAAELHDFVNEDLVKLYPGVKGIVKITILEAGDYILNMFDKRITGFALEKFKRDGINVKTGSMVVKVAEKEISTKEMKTGQISSMPYGMAVWSTGIGTRPVIMDFMKQIGQGNRRVLATDEWLRVEGCDNVYALGDCATINQRKVMEDISAIFSKADMDNSGTLTVKEFQEVIDDICERYPQVELYLKKKQMSNITELLKESTGDVAKESIELNIEEFKSALSQVDSQMKNLPATAQVAAQQGDYLANCFNRMEECEKYPEGPLRFRGTGRHRFRPFRYKHFGQFAPLGGEQTAAQLPGDWVSIGRSSQWLWYSVYASKQVSWRNRALVVSDWGRRYIFGRDSSRI, from the exons ATGCGGAGCTTCGCTTTCTATGAGAGAGTTTCTAGAGCTTTCCACGACTATCCTTCGCTCTCTAAGGTGCTCGTGCTCTTCACCGTCAG TGGTGGGGGTCTTGTGGCTTATGCTGAGGCAAACCCAACCAATGGTGCATACGCCATTGCATCTTCTGAATCagagagcaagaagaagaaagtggtGGTGCTTGGAACTGGTTGGGCTGGAACAAGTTTTTTGAAGAATCTAAAAGACCCCTCATACGAAGTGCAAGTGGTATCACCTCGTAATTATTTTGCATTTACCCCTTTGCTACCAAGTGTTACATGTGGTACGGTGGAAGCCCGCAGCATTGTTGAACCGATTCGCAACATTGTTCGTAAG AAAAATGTAGACGTTCGGTTCTGTGAAGCAGAGTGCTACAAGATTGATgcagaaaacaagaaaatctaTTGTCGATCTACTCAAGACAAAAATTTGAATGGGGTAGAAGAATTTGTTTTGGACTATGACTACCTTGTAATAGGGATTGGAGCCCGTGTTAATACTTTCAATACTCCTGGTGTGGAAGAGAATTGCCATTTCTTGAAG GAAGTTGAAGATGCTCAGAAGATCAGAAGAACAGTTATTGACTGCTTTGAAAAAGCAAGCCTCCCAACTGTAAGTGatgaagagaggaagagaattCTTCATTTTGCTATTGTTGGTGGTGGCCCAACCGGCGTGGAGTTTGCTGCAGAGCTTCATGATTTTGTTAATGAGGATTTAGTGAAACTGTATCCTGGAGTCAAAGGAATAGTTAAAATCACAATTCTCGAGGCAGGAGACTATATTCTGAACAT GTTTGACAAAAGAATCACAGGTTTTGCTTTAGAGAAGTTTAAAAGAGATGGTATTAATGTGAAAACAGGATCAATGGTTGTTAAAGTAGCAGAAAAAGAAATTTCTactaaagaaatgaaaactGGGCAAATTTCTTCAATGCCATATGGAATGGCTGTCTGGTCAACCGGCATTGGGACTCGTCCTGTCATAATGGATTTTATGAAGCAAATTGGTCAG GGTAATAGGCGTGTTTTAGCAACTGATGAATGGCTGCGGGTTGAGGGATGCGACAATGTATATGCACTTGGTGATTGTGCCACAATAAATCAGCGCAAAGTCATG GAAGATATTTCAGCAATATTTAGTAAGGCAGACATGGACAACTCGGGAACCCTTACAGTTAAAGAATTTCAAGAAGTCATTGATGACATCTGTGAAAGATACCCCCAAGTGGAgctttatttgaagaaaaagcaGATGAGCAATATCACTGAGCTCTTGAAGGAATCCACAGGAGATGTTGCAAAAGAATCCATCGAACTGAATATTGAAGAATTTAAATCAGCTCTTTCCCAAGTGGATTCTCAGATGAAAAATCTTCCAGCTACAGCTCAG GTTGCGGCTCAGCAAGGTGACTACCTCGCCAACTGTTTTAACCGTATGGAAGAGTGTGAAAAATATCCAGAGGGTCCTCTCAGGTTCAGGGGAACAGGCCGTCATCGGTTTCGTCCCTTTAG GTACAAGCATTTTGGACAGTTTGCTCCTTTGGGAGGAGAGCAAACAGCAGCACAACTGCCTGGTGATTGGGTATCGATTGGCCGCAGCAGCCAGTGGCTTTGGTACTCAGTCTATGCAAG CAAGCAAGTAAGCTGGCGCAACAGAGCATTGGTGGTCTCAGACTGGGGAAGGCGTTATATTTTTGGGAGGGACTCAAGTCGCATATGA